The following coding sequences are from one Leptolyngbya sp. NIES-3755 window:
- a CDS encoding 50S ribosomal protein L31 (similar to AA sequence:cyanobase_aa:LBDG_18300), which translates to MAKQGIHPTWYPEAKVFCNGEHVATVGSTKPELHVDVWSGNHPFFTGTQKIIDTEGRVERFLRKYGMSEEQK; encoded by the coding sequence ATGGCAAAACAAGGCATTCATCCGACTTGGTATCCTGAAGCTAAGGTTTTCTGTAACGGTGAACACGTTGCGACCGTGGGTTCGACCAAGCCAGAATTGCACGTTGATGTGTGGTCAGGCAATCATCCGTTTTTCACTGGAACTCAGAAGATTATTGACACTGAGGGACGAGTAGAGCGGTTCTTGCGGAAGTATGGCATGAGCGAAGAACAAAAGTAG
- a CDS encoding ribosomal protein S9 (similar to AA sequence:cyanobase_aa:LBDG_18290): protein MQATEGRVMYQGTGRRKNAIARVRLVPGEGTITINGKPGDLYLQFNQEYLSGAKAPLETLGLEGEYDILVNAHGGGLTGQADAIKLGVARALCELDPENRKPLKVEGYLTRDPRAKERRKYGLRKARKAPQFSKR from the coding sequence ATGCAAGCAACTGAAGGACGAGTGATGTATCAGGGCACAGGTCGCCGCAAGAATGCGATCGCTCGTGTCCGTCTAGTTCCCGGTGAGGGCACGATTACGATCAACGGCAAGCCCGGTGATCTTTACCTCCAGTTCAACCAAGAGTATCTCTCTGGCGCGAAAGCACCCTTGGAAACTCTCGGCTTGGAAGGTGAATACGATATTTTGGTGAATGCTCACGGTGGCGGATTGACCGGACAAGCAGACGCGATCAAACTGGGTGTCGCTCGTGCATTGTGCGAACTCGACCCCGAAAACCGCAAGCCGCTGAAAGTCGAAGGCTACCTCACCCGTGATCCGAGAGCGAAAGAACGGAGAAAATACGGTCTTCGCAAGGCTCGGAAAGCTCCCCAGTTCTCGAAACGCTAA
- a CDS encoding ribosomal protein L13 (similar to AA sequence:cyanobase_aa:LBDG_18280), whose protein sequence is MENKTYLPPVAEIQRDWYVVDAADQRLGRLATEIAMVLRGKNKPTYTPHLDTGDFVVVINADKVVVTGKKATQKVYRRHSGRPGGMKTESFEKLQARLPERIIEQAVKGMLPKNSLGRQLFTKMKVYAGADHPHAAQQPKVLEISTIPGEK, encoded by the coding sequence ATGGAAAACAAAACCTACCTACCTCCGGTCGCTGAGATCCAGCGCGATTGGTACGTTGTGGATGCAGCGGATCAACGCCTCGGACGTTTGGCAACCGAAATCGCGATGGTACTTCGCGGTAAAAACAAACCGACTTACACCCCGCACTTAGATACAGGCGATTTCGTCGTTGTGATCAATGCGGATAAAGTCGTCGTTACTGGCAAAAAAGCCACCCAAAAAGTATATCGTCGTCACTCCGGTCGTCCGGGTGGAATGAAGACCGAATCCTTTGAAAAACTGCAAGCAAGATTGCCAGAGCGCATCATCGAGCAAGCAGTTAAAGGAATGCTGCCGAAAAATTCACTCGGTCGCCAACTGTTTACCAAAATGAAAGTGTATGCGGGTGCAGATCATCCTCATGCCGCACAGCAACCCAAAGTCTTAGAAATCAGCACGATTCCGGGAGAAAAGTAA